The Phragmites australis chromosome 13, lpPhrAust1.1, whole genome shotgun sequence DNA window GAGAAAATCTTTCAAAGTGTACTTTGACCATTTAATTCTtgcaatatattatctattgcTACGAAATCAATATCTTATTAAAACATATGTAAAATACAAATCTACTGATACATCTTTTATATACTAAATATGCACAcaatttgattaattgttgGTCCAAATTTACGAGGTTTGACTTTATCGAATCCTAATTTTGAAATAGAAGGAGTACAATCCAACTTTCGCAGGTCAAAGGAAATTTCTGATGTTCCAAATGGCACCTTAACATAGATCATATAGGACAGTACCACGAAAAAGAATAAATATGCCCAACAGAGGTTGAATATATGAGGGTATTATTTTTACGCATTGAAATGATTATTAGAAAATAGTAAAGGACAGTGACTGCAGAACAGACTGTACACTATAAAGGATCTGCACCTGGTACTTCCATACAGCCAATTTACATGGATATCTCGAATATTCTGCTTAATACATATAAAAAATGCAACTAATCCTATATGCACCCGTAATAAAATATAACAGTAATATACCAGCAAAGGTctacaatatttatttttattggagaCACTGAAATTTTGCAAAGCACAGTCAGATGTCCCGAAACCAACAATGATCAGGACGCACAGAATACAAGATATCGTAGCACTATTTCAGAGTTGTGGCCTTGAGTGATCTCTCCAAGAGAAGACAAATGGTACCTCGAATGTCAGGAAAGAATAGATCACTTCTTAGGGTAGTCGGTAGGATCAGGTCCAATATCACGTGATCCAGTATTCACATATGGTCCTCGGAAAGTAGCCTGTGGTGGCAGAGGTTTTGATGAATCAATGATAGGCCTGCTCTTTGATTTCCTGAAAACGATGTGCATATTAAAAAAGAAAGGTCAATGCACAACTCTTCCCAAGTTTCTTGATGGTGCTAAAAAGTGCATAGCTTGCCCTTACACAAAAAGAAATGGAAATGCTAAGCCAGCACCAGCGAAGGCCAATAAGCCAGTGGCAACTAAAGCATTGCGTGCTTTGGACATGTGCTTGACTTGTAACTgtaaaaagaaatggagaaaaATACTTCAGCATAGAAAATACGACCAAAAGCTCATTTGTTATCAAACTTAACAAGGCAGTTGCATATTAGATAAGTGGAAGGTAAAAGCTATCATGTGTCTCACAAGATTTTACAAGTATAAATAAGTTgccaaagatttttttttttccaatgtcGATGTCCAAGATGCCACTTATTTGTGAGTGGAGATAGTAGTTGGGAAACTTGGAAAAAATCAACAAAGCTACTTCTAAATTCTAATTCCATTTCAAGGTACAGAATTCAACAGCATTTGGATTCAGGGTGATAAAACGAAGCTTGTGTGAATGTTCTTGCTCAAGTGCTTCATCAAAGTTTCATTTCCCATTACAATAGCAAAATGCTTCCACGTTTTATCCCTACTGGATAAGTACAAAAAATACTGCATCCATAAACCAACCATATAGATGATGGTACAGTATTGAAAGGAATGCCACCATGCAAGATATTATCTACAACTGTCAACCAATGATTCGACATGTGGTTGCTGATGACAGTTAGAGAAGATGCGCTAAACATAGTGTTTCTCTATTTGGGTCAAAAGAAGGTTTGATGAAGCATTTGGGAGGAGAAGCTCATTTGAGGTGCACCATGTCATCGTGAATCTGTATCTCCCAGGAATCATCAGATTTCGCATTTAATTTACAGGGTGAACCTTAAATTATCAGTTAAGAAGCTTCATTGAGTTTCTCCGAGCTTCTCTCTATAGAAACCAATTCTTCAACGTTCTTATCTGAACAACTACTTGATTATTGCTTTTTTCATGACGCTAATACTTTATCTCTGAATCGACAAGGTGACGGTGTGATTGGAACTATAGATAGATCACAACATAGGCACTTGCAAgcaaatgaaaaagaaaattatatacCTCATTGAATTTGAACCCCCCCACGGATCCGCACAAATTCACCGACGGAAATCCTACTATGTAGATCACCGGAACCAAAAACCAACCGAATTGCTCCCATAACCCTGAGCCACCACGCCTAATCACGGGGTTCTGACGTCGGAGGAGAGGAAGGGACCGCGACCACTTACCGGTGTCGACGATGTGGCGGTGGGCGGCGACGCCGGCagggggctggggggagcgagCAGCGAGGAGATGGGCGCGAGGAGGAGCGGCGCCCGAACAGGATCGGCAGACAGCGGGGAGATGGGCACGAGAATCCGCGGCGGTGCTAGGgttgtggtggcggcggcgcgcggtTAGCTTGACTGGGCTTGGTGCTAGAAGCTGGAATGGTAAGCCCATGGGCTGGGCTAATGCGTCTCCAGTAGAATCTGGTTACCGTGTATCGCAGGCGTCCAGTCTCCCGATTGTAAAGTGTATACGGACGTGCACGTGTGTGAGTGTGGTATGTGTCATGTTATACCTTAAAAAAGTGAGGTGAGTGATGTTGTCCTAGGTTAAAATGATACAAAGGATGATGTATTTTGTACTTTGAATTGTATTGTATATAGGTTTTTGTCCTTTTTTAATACACGTTTTCTTATCTAGGGTATAACCGAGGACGCACCCGACCCACACACCACTCACATGCACACGTGCGCATTTTAACCACATGTTAAAGATACATTGAAAGATCCTAGACTCTAGTGTGCGAACACACACATGCTACTTAACGTGTACTTGTGTGCGTATCCTATGTTGCGTCTAGGACTCATCTCAAGAGCAAACGGATGATAAATCCCCTGATAAGACCCTAGAATCGAACCCGGGTGGCAGCGCTCACACCAGACGATTGACTAACCGAGCTACGGCTCGTTC harbors:
- the LOC133887612 gene encoding uncharacterized protein LOC133887612 isoform X2, producing the protein MSKARNALVATGLLAFAGAGLAFPFLFVKSKSRPIIDSSKPLPPQATFRGPYVNTGSRDIGPDPTDYPKK
- the LOC133887612 gene encoding uncharacterized protein LOC133887612 isoform X1, yielding MGLPFQLLAPSPVKLTARRRHHNPSTAADSRAHLPAVCRSCSGAAPPRAHLLAARSPQPPAGVAAHRHIVDTGNQRAGLSLIHQNLCHHRLLSEDHM